Proteins encoded by one window of Salvia splendens isolate huo1 chromosome 14, SspV2, whole genome shotgun sequence:
- the LOC121763251 gene encoding leucine carboxyl methyltransferase 1 homolog, producing MAKPAADWRSNRKAVQATNDDASASKLSCVKKGYMTDDYIHLFVKRPIRRSPIINRGYFARYSALRKLLYKFLDCKINGEEKCKKQILSLGAGFDTTYFQLQDEGNAPHLYVELDFKEVTSKKAAIIENSSELRGKVGEAALISQEKGEVSGDHYKLLPVDLRDIQQLDDMISLADMDPSLPTFIIAECVLIYLDPESSRSVVSWASRTFSTAAFFLYEQIHPNDAFGQQMIMNLESRGCGLLSLHDTPTLQAKEKLFLDQGWRRAVAWDMLKVYSTFIDAQERSRIERLELFDEFEEWYMMQEHYCVTCAINDAMGIFNEFGFPNEEHATGSSTASTTVPSM from the exons GTCTTGTGTTAAAAAGGGATACATGACAGATGACTACATTCATTTGTTCGTTAAAAGGCCCATCAGGAGATCCCCTATAATAAATCGTG GGTACTTTGCTCGTTATTCAGCTCTCCGGAAGCTTCTCTATAAATTTCTTGACTGCAAGATAAATGGGGAAGAGAAATGCAAGAAGCAAATATTGTCACTTGGGGCTGGCTTTGATACTACATATTTTCAGTTGCAG GATGAAGGGAATGCGCCTCATTTATACGTGGAGTTAGATTTCAAGGAG GTGACAAGTAAGAAAGCTGCTATCATTGAAAACTCGTCTGAGCTGAGAGGCAAAGTTGGTGAAGCTGCATTGATCTCTCAAG AGAAAGGGGAAGTGTCTGGAGATCACTACAAACTCCTCCCTGTTGACTTGCGTGATATACAACAACTTGACGATATGATTTCTTTGGCTGATATGGACCCTAG TTTGCCAACTTTTATAATTGCAGAATGCGTTCTGATATACTTGGATCCAGAATCAAGCCGTTCTGTTGTTAGTTGGGCTTCTAGAACTTTTTCTACTGCGGCATTTTTCTTATATGAGCAG ATTCATCCTAATGATGCTTTTGGGCAACAGATGATAATGAACCTGGAG AGTCGAGGATGTGGATTATTAAGCCTTCATGATACACCGACATTGCAGGCGAAGGAAAAACTTTTTCTTGATCAAGGATGGCGG AGAGCTGTTGCTTGGGACATGCTGAAAGTTTACAGCACATTTATTGATGCCCAGGAAAGAAGCAG GATTGAACGGTTGGAATTGTTCGATGAGTTTGAAGAGTGGTACATGATGCAG GAGCATTATTGTGTGACTTGTGCAATCAATGATGCAATG GGTATATTCAACGAATTTGGTTTCCCCAACGAGGAGCATGCAACAGGTTCCTCCACTGCATCCACAACCGTTCCCTCTATGTGA
- the LOC121764758 gene encoding nucleoside diphosphate kinase B-like — protein sequence MEQTFIMIKPDGVQRNLVGEIIGRFEKKGFTLKGLKLTSVDSAFAKKHYADLSAQPFFNKLVEYIVSGPVVAMVWEGRNVVATGRKMIGTTNPSESAPGTIRGDYAIDMGRNVIHGSDAVESAKKEIALWFPQGIAEWKSSAHHWIFE from the exons ATGGAGCAGACTTTCATCATGATCAAGCCTGATGGTGTTCAGAGAAATCTG GTTGGTGAGATAATTGgcagatttgaaaagaaaggtTTCACCTTGAAGG GTCTTAAGCTAACTAGTGTGGATAGTGCTTTTGCTAAGAAGCACTATGCTGATTTATCTGCCCAGCCCTTCTTCAACAAACTGGTGGAGTACATTGTTTCTGGACCTGTTGTTGCAATGGTTTGGGAAGGTAGGAATGTCGTGGCCACCGGCAGGAAGATGATTGGAACCACCAACCCATCTGAGTCTGCTCCAGGGACCATCCGTGGTGATTACGCCATCGACATGGGCAG GAACGTCATTCATGGCAGTGATGCTGTTgagagtgcgaagaaggagatTGCTCTTTGGTTCCCACAGGGCATTGCAGAATGGAAGAGCAGCGCGCACCACTGGATCTTCGAGTAA
- the LOC121763224 gene encoding 50S ribosomal protein L29, chloroplastic-like: MTTLSISSLIFPAKSYLAKPLSSSTFHGVRIAHLCPTHRTVVSWSGAASPSYSSVVVMAKKEEELKEIREKSTEQINEEIVDLKGELFMLRLQRSARNEFKSSEFRLMRKRIARMLTVKRERELEEGINKRLSRKLDKKWRQSIIPRPPPSLKKLQEEEAAEEAKESSA; encoded by the exons ATGACGACTCTCTCAATTTCGAGCTTGATTTTCCCGGCCAAATCGTACCTCGCGAAACCGCTCTCCTCATCTACATTCCACGGTGTTCGTATCGCACACCTATGCCCTACTCACCGCACCGTCGTGTCGTGGAGCGGCGCCGCTTCTCCATCCTATTCGTCGGTGGTGGTGATGGCGAAGAAAGAGGAAGAGCTGAAGGAGATCAGGGAGAAGTCTACCGAACAGATCAATGAAGAGATTGTCGACCTTAAAGGCGAGCTTTTCATGCTCCGCCTCCAGCGATCGGCAAGGAATGAGTTCAAGTCTAGCGAGTTTCGCCTAATGCGGAAaagg ATAGCTCGAATGCTCACGGtcaagagggagagggagttgGAGGAAGGAATCAACAAGAGGCTGTCAAGAAAGCTCGACAAGAAATGGAGGCAAAGCATCATTCCTAGGCCACCTCCATCTCTGAAGAAATTACAAGAAGAGGAGGCAGCAGAAGAAGCTAAGGAGTCATCAGCATGA
- the LOC121765460 gene encoding serine/threonine-protein kinase D6PKL1-like, with protein sequence MERIPELHSVPRLLPVANKSRSTLPTLLKEEIRKPSSLRDPRELDSRVPAQAWKGKSFLQEEDDDEELMPDVLSFTVGDDSFEEPGSTSFHGVSHPPEPVDMDMMRPVYMPIGRNNNDGKGLAKSYSKKGPFLEDLSLRVPPSIKQCPPLLSPAESLVEEHNDLAAISSPFATSRPSQNTEASPIPESEEKECIWDASLPPSGNVSPLSSIDSVGVTRAMSIANSCASTYRSDGIVSDGMISVDRNYESTKGSIPGDSLESTKTSLSRASDSSGLSDDSNWSNITGSANKPHKGNDPRWKAILHVRSRDGILGMNHFKLLRRLGCGDIGSVYLSELSSTRCFFAMKVMDKASLASRNKLNRAQTEREILQLLDHPFLPTLYTHFETDRFCCLVMEYCPGGDLHTLRQRQPGKHFSEYATRFYAAEVLLALEYLHMLGVVYRDMKPENVLVRDDGHIMLSDFDLSLRCTVSPTLIRNSALNSERGSGFCVQPACIEPTSACIQPTCFLPRLFPQKSKKKSGKSRTEAGMLSGGTLPELVAEPTAARSMSFVGTHEYLAPEIIKGEGHGSAVDWWTFGIFLYELLYGKTPFKGSGNRATLFNVVGQQLKFPDSPATSYASRDLIRGLLVKEPQNRLGVKRGATEIKQHAFFEGVNWALIRCSTPPEVPRPVEAAEFPSKFGQVELASSVGSGSKRVVGTDMKSGGKFLDFEFF encoded by the exons ATGGAAAGGATACCTGAGTTGCATTCAGTTCCCAGGCTCTTGCCTGTTGCTAACAAATCCCGGAGCACCCTCCCAACTTTATTGAAAGAAGAGATTCGGAAACCATCCAGCTTGCGCGACCCTCGAGAGTTGGATTCCCGTGTTCCTGCACAAGCATGGAAAGGGAAAAGCTTTCTACAggaggaggatgatgatgaggagCTGATGCCTGATGTTCTTTCCTTCACAGTCGGTGACGATTCATTTGAAGAACCTGGCTCGACGTCATTTCATGGAGTGAGTCATCCCCCAGAACCGGTGGATATGGACATGATGAGGCCTGTGTATATGCCAATCGGCCGAAACAACAATGATGGAAAGGGTTTGGCCAAAAGCTATTCTAAGAAAGGCCCTTTTCTGGAAGATCTCTCGCTCCGTGTACCACCGAGCATCAAACAGTGCCCTCCGTTACTGTCACCAGCTGAGAGCTTGGTTGAAGAGCATAATGACCTAGCAGCCATCTCATCCCCATTTGCTACTTCTCGCCCCTCGCAAAACACTGAAGCGAGTCCAATCCCAGAATCTGAGGAAAAGGAGTGCATTTGGGATGCTTCATTACCTCCGAGCGGGAATGTGAGTCCACTTAGCAGCATTGACAGTGTTGGCGTTACTAGGGCAATGAGCATTGCGAATAGCTGTGCCAGCACATATCGGAGTGATGGGATAGTGAGTGATGGCATGATCAGTGTCGACAGAAACTATGAAAGTACAAAAGGGAGCATCCCCGGGGATTCTCTTGAGAGTACGAAAACCAGCCTCAGCCGAGCTAGTGATAGCAGTGGCCTTAGTGATGACAGCAACTGGAGTAACATCACTGGCAGTGCGAACAAGCCTCATAAAGGAAATGATCCCCGATGGAAGGCTATACTTCATGTTCGATCACGGGATGGCATCTTGGGCATGAATCATTTCAAGTTACTGAGACGACTTGGTTGTGGGGATATTGGGAGTGTGTATCTCTCCGAGTTGAGCTCAACTAGGTGTTTCTTTGCAATGAAGGTGATGGATAAGGCATCTCTTGCTAGCAGGAACAAGTTGAATCGGGCACAGACTGAAAGAGAGATATTGCAGCTGCTAGACCATCCATTCTTACCAACGCTGTACACTCATTTTGAGACTGACAGATTTTGTTGCTTGGTCATGGAGTATTGTCCTGGAGGAGACCTGCATACACTGAGGCAGCGACAACCGGGAAAGCATTTTTCTGAATATGCTACTAG GTTTTACGCAGCGGAAGTTCTATTGGCTTTAGAATACCTTCACATGCTGGGAGTCGTATACAGGGACATGAAACCAGAAAACGTCCTAGTTCGTGATGACGGCCACATTATGCTCTCGGATTTCGACCTCTCCCTCAGATGCACTGTTTCCCCGACCCTAATTAGAAATTCTGCTTTGAATTCAGAACGAGGATCCGGATTCTGTGTGCAGCCAGCGTGCATTGAGCCAACATCCGCCTGCATTCAACCAACATGCTTCCTTCCTCGACTCTTCCCtcaaaaaagtaagaaaaagtcCGGAAAGTCCAGAACAGAAGCTGGGATGCTATCCGGTGGCACCCTACCTGAGCTAGTTGCCGAACCTACCGCAGCACGCTCCATGTCATTCGTTGGTACCCACGAATACTTAGCTCCTGAAATAATCAAAGGCGAAGGTCATGGCAGTGCAGTGGATTGGTGGACATTCGGCATCTTCTTATACGAACTACTCTATGGCAAAACCCCGTTCAAGGGGTCAGGAAACCGCGCAACACTCTTCAATGTAGTGGGACAGCAGCTGAAGTTTCCAGACTCGCCTGCAACGAGCTATGCCAGCCGGGACCTAATCCGTGGACTACTTGTTAAGGAGCCACAAAACCGGCTAGGGGTGAAAAGAGGAGCTACTGAAATAAAGCAGCATGCGTTCTTCGAAGGCGTGAACTGGGCTCTGATACGGTGCAGCACGCCACCAGAGGTGCCGAGGCCTGTTGAGGCGGCCGAGTTTCCTTCGAAGTTTGGGCAAGTGGAGCTGGCTAGCAGCGTGGGCAGTGGGAGCAAGAGAGTTGTAGGAACAGACATGAAATCTGGTGGTAAATTTCTGGATTTCGAGTTCTTTTAG
- the LOC121763223 gene encoding RGG repeats nuclear RNA binding protein A-like, with protein sequence MATANPFDLLGDDDDEDPSLLVAAQQQKIDPKKAGAPAKAAAVKQPPPQAKLPTKPLPPAQAVREAESARGGRGGARGRGRGSYRDSPQNNNSYGNREVPAGRVASDDADAEKSYESRGGYGGPRGSFRGGRRGGFSNGDGGEGDRPRRPLDRRSGTGYGYEPKREGAGRGNWGTQTDELANVAEGVVTEGEKVVDVEKPSGEDAPAAADGEKEASRNEVEEKEAEDKEMTLDEYEKILEEKRKALQALKTDSRKVDVKEFESMQQLSNKKAADDVFIKLGSEKDKKELAEKEERAKKSVSINEFLKPADGEKYYNPGRGRGRGRGGPRGGYGGGSETSTVRAPAIEDPGQFPTLGGK encoded by the exons ATGGCGACGGCCAATCCTTTCGACTTGTTgggggatgatgatgatgaggaccCATCACTGCTCGTAGCTGCTCAGCAGCAAAAAATTGACCCGAAGAAAGCCGGAGCTCCGGCTAAGGCGGCTGCGGTAAAGCAGCCGCCGCCGCAGGCGAAGCTTCCTACTAAGCCTCTCCCGCCGGCTCAGGCTG TGAGAGAGGCTGAATCTGCAAGAGGTGGTCGTGGTGGAGCACGTGGTCGTGGACGTGGGTCGTACAGAGACTCCCCCCAGAACAACAATTCGTATGGAAACAGGGAGGTCCCTGCTGGCCGAGTTGCGTctgatgatgctgatgctgaAAAGTCTTATGAAAGTCGTGGTGGTTATGGTGGACCTCGTGGGTCTTTCCGAGGTGGCCGCAGAGGTGGTTTCAGCAACGGAGATGGAGGAGAAGGCGATCGCCCTCGCAGACCGTTGGATCGCCGTAGCGGAACTGGCTATGG ATATGAGCCAAAGAGGGAAGGAGCTGGCCGTGGAAACTGGGGAACTCAGACTGATGAACTGGCCAA CGTGGCTGAGGGTGTTGTTACTGAAGGTGAGAAAGTTGTGGATGTTGAGAAGCCCTCTGGTGAGGATGCTCCTGCTGCAGCTGATGGAGAAAAGGAGGCTTCCCGAAACGAAGTTGAAGAGAAGGAAGCTGAGGATAAG GAAATGACACTGGATGAATATGAGAAGATTCTTGAGGAGAAAAGAAAGGCTCTGCAGGCCCTTAAAACTGACAGCAGGAAGGTTGATGTTAAAGAGTTTGAATCCATGCAACAACTTTCAAACAAGAAAGCTGCTGACGATGTTTTCATCAAACTG GGTTCTGAGAAGGACAAAAAGGAGTTAgctgagaaagaagagagagctAAAAAG TCTGTGAGTATCAATGAGTTCCTGAAGCCTGCTGACGGTGAGAAGTACTACAATCCCGGTCGTGGCCGGGGCCGTGGACGTGGTGGTCCTAGAGGTGGTTATGGCGGAGGCAGTGAGACGAGCACTGTGAGGGCACCCGCCATCGAAGATCCAGGGCAGTTCCCCACCTTAGGCGGCAAATGA